In Aminivibrio sp., the following are encoded in one genomic region:
- a CDS encoding lysophospholipid acyltransferase family protein: protein MNKDTSWKIADGIRKVIRCMPYSLAISVGAGLGLLFWAASKKKVDEAERRCVRALQVGVTEARRIVRGSYMNLGRSVAEFLSMDKVRGDLRDLVEFHGEEHLRKALARGKGVLFLSAHLGNWEIGAAAIAERGYPMNAIGTDQRDERITNLIIQKRAECGITSLGKGFDLKAAIRCLQRGEVLAILMDQDVRDKGVVVPFLGLPASTPFGPAKIARKLGSTILPAFMVRRGASMVHDFYILPSPWEKGYPGEDESMESAMTICNDAISRFIREYPEQWMWLYPRWASTESEIR from the coding sequence ATGAATAAGGACACTTCGTGGAAAATCGCAGACGGGATACGGAAAGTGATCAGGTGTATGCCCTATTCGTTGGCGATTTCCGTCGGTGCGGGTCTCGGCCTCCTTTTCTGGGCAGCGAGCAAAAAAAAGGTGGACGAAGCGGAGAGACGCTGCGTGAGGGCGCTGCAGGTCGGGGTGACGGAGGCCAGGAGAATCGTTCGCGGCTCCTATATGAACCTGGGGCGGTCGGTGGCGGAATTTCTCTCCATGGACAAGGTTCGGGGCGATCTGCGGGACCTGGTGGAGTTTCACGGTGAAGAGCACCTCCGAAAGGCCCTCGCCAGGGGAAAGGGTGTCCTCTTTCTCTCCGCTCATTTAGGCAATTGGGAAATCGGTGCGGCTGCCATCGCCGAAAGGGGTTACCCCATGAACGCCATCGGGACGGACCAGCGGGATGAACGGATTACGAACCTCATCATACAGAAAAGAGCCGAATGCGGGATAACCTCGCTCGGCAAAGGCTTCGATCTCAAGGCTGCCATACGATGCCTTCAGAGAGGAGAGGTCCTGGCCATCCTCATGGACCAGGACGTCAGGGACAAGGGCGTGGTGGTTCCTTTCCTGGGGCTTCCGGCGAGCACTCCCTTCGGCCCTGCGAAAATCGCCAGAAAGCTTGGAAGTACTATTCTGCCCGCATTCATGGTCCGCAGGGGCGCCTCCATGGTCCATGACTTTTACATCCTTCCCTCCCCCTGGGAGAAAGGGTACCCCGGCGAGGACGAAAGCATGGAATCGGCCATGACCATCTGCAACGATGCCATCAGCCGGTTCATAAGGGAATATCCGGAGCAGTGGATGTGGCTCTACCCCCGTTGGGCCTCCACGGAGAGTGAAATACGGTGA
- a CDS encoding universal stress protein: MLTRILFLADVSPFSERALAWASEKLKGHQTDFLLLHVVDPATGIEAPHVVREAEGYLEEMASRVLPPESYYKTLVLSGDILETLPETVRSEGCTFALLALPEGVDGLPLIRSIPVPQLVLRESEGLFPDAVVFGKLAVALDLEPNRTSLMLDNLRAMLSATGASPEIVIVHGVSPLSAEEAPAMLNAAEEALEEIRDEIASWGLEVSTSLLAGDPATDLPGRIEEIAPASLAIGLPAAGELGRLVLGSVAEGLIESTRCPLVIFPL; the protein is encoded by the coding sequence ATGCTTACGCGGATTCTTTTTCTCGCCGATGTTTCCCCTTTCTCCGAGCGGGCGCTGGCCTGGGCGTCGGAGAAGCTTAAGGGGCATCAGACGGATTTCCTTTTGCTTCACGTGGTCGATCCCGCCACGGGGATAGAGGCTCCCCACGTGGTCCGGGAAGCGGAGGGATACCTCGAAGAAATGGCCTCCCGGGTACTTCCCCCTGAATCCTATTATAAAACCCTCGTCCTGTCCGGTGACATCCTGGAAACTCTGCCGGAAACGGTGCGTTCCGAAGGCTGCACCTTTGCCCTTCTTGCGCTGCCCGAAGGAGTGGACGGGCTCCCCCTGATACGGTCCATTCCCGTTCCCCAGCTTGTCCTCAGGGAATCGGAAGGCCTGTTCCCCGACGCCGTGGTTTTCGGAAAGCTTGCCGTAGCTCTCGACCTGGAGCCCAACAGGACCAGCCTGATGCTTGACAACCTCAGGGCCATGCTTTCAGCCACGGGCGCATCCCCAGAGATCGTCATCGTCCACGGGGTGTCCCCCCTGTCGGCTGAAGAAGCTCCCGCAATGCTGAACGCAGCGGAAGAAGCCTTGGAGGAGATCCGGGATGAAATTGCCTCGTGGGGACTTGAGGTTTCAACAAGCCTTCTTGCGGGAGATCCCGCCACAGATCTTCCGGGCCGGATAGAGGAGATTGCGCCCGCCTCCCTCGCCATAGGACTTCCCGCAGCGGGCGAGCTCGGGCGGCTCGTCCTCGGGTCGGTGGCGGAAGGACTGATCGAGAGCACCCGGTGCCCCCTGGTGATCTTTCCTCTCTAG
- the sfsA gene encoding DNA/RNA nuclease SfsA: MKKIEMNFAGFRAADPEKLRRARFIDRPNRFLVRCELEGRPVSAFLPNPGRLWEILLPGTELLLAEDGGSEVRKTAFTAVAALRGEYVVLLHTHIANDAAGWLIGTGRVPGLEGWKVKKREVSFGRSRFDFLLEKEGRLLLLEVKSCTLFGQESAMFPDAPSDRGRKHVEELWTLAGEGYEAALLFLVQSSRPNFFLPDFHTDPKFAACLFRAKDRLRLFPLAVEWNAALELTGEPKLLPVPWEVYERHGGDRGDCLVLVDAGEKGFWAAAFPTENLSSFAGKALRRNGKDFPFPPGSGGKVKVIPIRSSLSGSKDINNSLASCAAGEVVKEGVRYFVFSGPPMKNAWFVEMLLYRRTDLLLSELP, from the coding sequence ATGAAGAAAATCGAAATGAACTTCGCCGGGTTTCGGGCTGCGGACCCGGAAAAGCTCCGACGCGCACGGTTCATCGACAGGCCCAACCGCTTTCTCGTCCGCTGTGAACTTGAAGGCCGCCCGGTCAGTGCCTTTCTTCCCAATCCGGGGAGGCTGTGGGAAATCCTCCTTCCGGGAACGGAGCTTCTCCTTGCCGAAGACGGCGGAAGCGAGGTACGGAAAACTGCGTTTACTGCCGTCGCCGCCTTGAGGGGAGAATATGTCGTCCTGCTTCATACCCACATCGCCAATGATGCCGCCGGTTGGCTCATCGGGACAGGCAGGGTGCCCGGTCTTGAGGGGTGGAAGGTGAAAAAAAGGGAGGTCTCTTTCGGCCGTTCCCGTTTCGACTTTCTGCTTGAAAAAGAAGGGCGCCTCCTCCTTCTGGAGGTGAAATCCTGCACTCTCTTCGGCCAGGAGTCGGCCATGTTCCCCGATGCACCGTCAGACCGCGGCCGGAAGCACGTGGAGGAACTCTGGACGCTGGCAGGAGAAGGATACGAAGCGGCACTTCTCTTCCTGGTGCAGTCCTCCCGTCCCAATTTCTTTCTTCCGGATTTTCATACAGATCCCAAGTTTGCCGCATGCCTGTTCAGGGCAAAGGACAGGCTTCGGCTATTTCCCCTCGCCGTGGAGTGGAATGCCGCTCTCGAACTCACCGGGGAGCCGAAACTCCTGCCTGTGCCCTGGGAAGTCTACGAGCGGCACGGAGGCGACAGGGGCGACTGTCTCGTCCTTGTAGACGCCGGAGAAAAAGGGTTCTGGGCTGCCGCCTTCCCTACGGAGAACCTCTCGTCCTTTGCCGGGAAGGCTCTCCGTAGGAACGGAAAAGACTTTCCCTTTCCCCCGGGAAGCGGGGGGAAAGTAAAGGTTATCCCCATACGTTCAAGCCTTTCCGGCTCAAAGGACATCAACAACAGTCTCGCCTCTTGTGCTGCAGGCGAGGTCGTGAAGGAAGGGGTGCGATATTTCGTTTTTTCCGGGCCCCCCATGAAGAATGCATGGTTCGTGGAAATGCTCCTGTACCGCAGGACGGATCTCCTTCTGTCGGAGCTTCCCTAG
- a CDS encoding pyridoxal phosphate-dependent aminotransferase — translation MFAQSKKMEAVPFSPIRKIFAEVDKLKAEGVDIITLGIGEPDFDTPGHITEAMAAATRNGATHYTANKGIVQLREAVCRKLKLEDGLDYDPEEIICTVGVSEGVFVSLSSFLDPGDEVLVPDPSWVSYFHVPTMNGAVPKGYPLREENDFQIDVEDLEKLVSPKTKIMVVLDPSNPVGAVQEKDTLARVAEFAVKHNLLVISDEIYEKIIYDGKRHYSIAAFPGMRERTIVLNGFAKAYAMTGWRIGYIAAPAELVSVMNRMHMYVVTHTSVQAQWGALAALEGPQEPVAGMVDEFRKRRDYVCRRIGGMNKVSCLVPGGAFYVFVNIKETGMNAEEFTKYLIREAHVAVVPGTAFGAHGEGFVRISYAVSMENLEKSMDRIEKALALL, via the coding sequence ATGTTCGCCCAGTCCAAAAAAATGGAAGCAGTGCCCTTTTCACCCATCCGCAAAATATTTGCCGAGGTGGACAAGCTGAAGGCTGAGGGAGTGGATATCATTACCCTCGGCATAGGGGAGCCCGATTTCGATACACCGGGCCACATTACCGAGGCCATGGCGGCCGCTACCCGGAACGGAGCCACCCATTATACAGCCAACAAGGGTATCGTCCAGCTCCGCGAGGCCGTGTGCCGGAAGCTGAAACTGGAAGACGGACTCGATTACGACCCCGAGGAAATCATCTGCACCGTGGGTGTTTCCGAAGGCGTTTTCGTATCCCTGAGCAGCTTCCTTGATCCCGGTGATGAAGTGCTCGTTCCGGACCCCTCCTGGGTGAGCTACTTCCATGTTCCCACCATGAACGGCGCTGTTCCGAAGGGCTATCCTCTCCGGGAGGAGAATGATTTCCAGATCGACGTGGAAGACCTGGAAAAACTGGTTTCTCCGAAGACAAAGATAATGGTGGTGCTCGATCCCTCCAACCCCGTTGGAGCGGTACAGGAGAAGGATACCCTTGCCAGGGTGGCTGAATTTGCCGTGAAACACAACCTTCTCGTGATCTCCGACGAGATTTACGAAAAAATCATTTACGACGGGAAGAGGCATTACAGCATCGCCGCTTTCCCGGGGATGAGGGAGCGGACCATCGTGCTCAACGGCTTCGCCAAGGCCTATGCCATGACCGGCTGGCGTATCGGCTACATCGCCGCTCCCGCCGAGCTGGTTTCCGTGATGAACAGAATGCACATGTACGTCGTCACCCATACATCAGTCCAGGCCCAGTGGGGAGCGCTAGCGGCCCTCGAAGGACCCCAGGAGCCGGTGGCCGGCATGGTGGATGAATTCAGGAAGCGCAGGGATTACGTCTGCCGCAGAATCGGCGGGATGAACAAAGTCTCCTGTCTCGTTCCCGGCGGAGCGTTCTATGTCTTCGTAAACATTAAAGAGACGGGCATGAATGCCGAGGAATTCACGAAATACCTCATCCGCGAGGCCCATGTCGCAGTGGTGCCCGGAACGGCCTTTGGAGCTCACGGAGAGGGATTCGTGAGAATTTCCTACGCCGTTTCCATGGAGAACCTGGAAAAGAGCATGGACAGAATCGAAAAAGCCCTCGCTCTCCTTTGA